The Stutzerimonas stutzeri RCH2 genomic interval TACATGGGGCCGGAAGTCTCCGACGAGGATTTCAACTGGTGGAAGACCCAGTTCGACACGCTGCTCGGTGACGAGGACTTCGCCAAGCTGCGCGAGCAGCGCGACCTGTTCCCGCTGTCGATGACCGGCGATGAGCTCAAAGCCTTCGTCGAGAAGCAGGTGCAGGACTACAAGGCACTGGCCGGCGAGTTCGGTCTGGTCAAGTAACGCGAACCGGCCCGCGCCCGCGGGTCGTACGGCTGGCCCGGCAGCTGCCGGGTCGCCGAATCCCTGAGGTATCCCGTCATGTACGTACGTGTCTTCGCCGCGGTGTGGCTGCTCGCCTGCGCCGGCCTCGCCCTGCTCGCCTGGGGCTTCGAGGCGCCCTTCGCCTACGACCCGGTCGGGCCGCGCGCCTATCCGCTGCTGCTGCTGTTTCTGATGTTTTGCGGCGCGCTGTGGTTGCTGATCAAGCCGCACGGCGAGCCGACGCCGGCGTTCGATCGTGCCAAGGCCCAGCGGGCGGTGCTCTGCGTGCTGGCGCTGCTGACCTATGCGCTGCTGTTCGAAATCCTCGGTTTCGTCATCAGCACTGCCCTGGCCGGCTTCGCCCTTGGCCTGCTGTTCAACGGTCGCCTGTGGCCCAGCCTGATCAGCGGCGCGCTGCTTGGCGTGCTGCTCTACGGGCTGTTCGATTACCTGCTGGACGTGCCGCTGCCGCTTGGCCTGCTGCGTCTGCTGGAGAGCTGAAATGGAAACACTGAATTTCTTGATGCAGGGCTTCGACGTCGCCACCCGGCCGACCAACCTGCTGGTGGCGCTGTTCGGGGCGTTCGTCGGTACCATCGTCGGCCTCTTGCCCGGCCTCGGCCCGATCAACGGCGTGGCGCTGCTGCTGCCGCTGGCCTTCGCCCTCGGCCTGCCGCCGGAAACCGCGCTGATCCTGCTCGCTGCGGTGTACCTGGGCTGCGAATACGGCGGGCGCATCTCGGCGATCCTGCTCAACGTGCCGGGTGACGCCGCCGCGGTAATGACCACCCTCGACGGCTACCCGCTGGCGCGCCAGGGCAAGGCTGGCATCGCCCTGTCGCTGTCGGCGGTCAGTTCGTTCGTCGGCAGCACCATCGCCACCTGCGGCGTGGTCCTGTTCGCTCCGCTGCTGGCCAAGTGGGCGGTGGCCTTCGGCCCGGCGGAATACTTCGTGCTGATGATCTTCGCCATCGCCTGCCTTGGCGGCATGGTCGGCGACAAGCCGGTGAAGACCCTGATGGCCGCGCTGATGGGCCTGGCGCTGGCCACCGTCGGTGTCGATTCGACCACGGGCGTGTACCGCTTCACCTTCGGCAGCGTCAGCCTGTCCGACGGCATCCAATTCGTCATCGTGGTGATCGGCTTCTTCAGCGTCAGCGAGATCCTGCTGATGCTGGAGAAAACCCACAGCGGGCAGAAGGCGGTGAAGGCCAGTGGCCGGCTGCTGTTCAACTTCAAGGAGTTCTGCCTGACCTTCTGGACCATGGTGCGCAGCGCCGTGGCCGGCTTCGTCATCGGCACCCTGCCGGGCGCCGGGGCGACCATCGCCAGCGCCATGACCTACATGAGCGAGAAGCGCATGGCCGGCGACAAGGGCCGCTTCGGCGATGGCGATCTGCGCGGCCTGGCGGCACCGGAAGCGGCCAACAACGCCTCGG includes:
- a CDS encoding tripartite tricarboxylate transporter TctB family protein, with protein sequence MYVRVFAAVWLLACAGLALLAWGFEAPFAYDPVGPRAYPLLLLFLMFCGALWLLIKPHGEPTPAFDRAKAQRAVLCVLALLTYALLFEILGFVISTALAGFALGLLFNGRLWPSLISGALLGVLLYGLFDYLLDVPLPLGLLRLLES
- a CDS encoding tripartite tricarboxylate transporter permease; the protein is METLNFLMQGFDVATRPTNLLVALFGAFVGTIVGLLPGLGPINGVALLLPLAFALGLPPETALILLAAVYLGCEYGGRISAILLNVPGDAAAVMTTLDGYPLARQGKAGIALSLSAVSSFVGSTIATCGVVLFAPLLAKWAVAFGPAEYFVLMIFAIACLGGMVGDKPVKTLMAALMGLALATVGVDSTTGVYRFTFGSVSLSDGIQFVIVVIGFFSVSEILLMLEKTHSGQKAVKASGRLLFNFKEFCLTFWTMVRSAVAGFVIGTLPGAGATIASAMTYMSEKRMAGDKGRFGDGDLRGLAAPEAANNASACGSLIPMLTLGVPGSGTTAVMIGALTLYNITPGPLLFEQQPDVVWGLIASLFIGNVILLVMNIPLVGLFSRMLSVPNWVLVPTITVISMVGVYSVHSTVFDLVLMVGLGVFGYLLRKLDFPLSALILGFVLGEMMEDNLRRALSISNGELGILYGSPITLALWALTVAMLAMPGLRWYLKRRRGNVVEAQA